One window from the genome of Thermus sediminis encodes:
- a CDS encoding phosphoribosylanthranilate isomerase encodes MRVKICGLTRLEDALLAESLGAWALGFVLAPGSRRRVSPEGAREIAEALGPFVVRVGVFRDQGPEEVLRLMERAHLQVAQLHGHEPPEWAERVGEFFPVIKAFSLEGPARPEWADYPASALLLDSRNPGSGQGYPRDWARPLLETGKRVILAGGIGPGNLEEVLALSPYGVDLASGVEEAPGIKSEAKLRALFARMMGG; translated from the coding sequence GTGCGGGTAAAGATCTGCGGCCTGACCCGCCTCGAGGACGCCCTCCTGGCGGAATCCCTGGGAGCCTGGGCCCTGGGCTTCGTCCTGGCCCCGGGCTCCCGGAGGCGGGTGAGCCCAGAAGGGGCCCGGGAAATCGCCGAAGCCCTGGGGCCCTTCGTGGTGCGGGTGGGGGTCTTCCGGGACCAAGGCCCGGAAGAGGTCCTCCGCCTCATGGAAAGGGCCCACCTCCAGGTGGCCCAGCTCCACGGGCACGAGCCCCCGGAGTGGGCGGAGCGGGTGGGAGAGTTTTTCCCCGTCATCAAGGCCTTCTCCCTGGAAGGCCCCGCAAGGCCCGAGTGGGCCGACTACCCGGCGAGCGCCCTCCTCCTGGACAGCCGGAATCCGGGAAGCGGCCAGGGCTACCCCCGGGACTGGGCGAGGCCCCTCCTGGAAACGGGCAAGCGGGTCATCCTGGCCGGGGGGATCGGGCCTGGGAACCTAGAGGAGGTCCTGGCCCTAAGCCCCTACGGCGTGGACCTGGCGAGCGGGGTGGAGGAGGCCCCGGGAATCAAGAGCGAGGCCAAGCTAAGGGCCCTTTTCGCCCGTATGATGGGAGGGTGA
- a CDS encoding inositol monophosphatase family protein produces the protein MIGRHHPYHPHLLAMLEAARLARGIHLYYLEKGFTQGTKSGPTDLVTQADRESEEAIKDLLLSRFPEAGFLGEEGGSEGSRALRFIVDPLDGTVNYAHGFPFYGVSLALEAEGVIQAGVVMDTARGEAFYALRGEGAYLDGRPIRVTERSELLGSLLATGFPYDVAKDPENLIYFGRALRRGLLVRRPGAAALDLAYVAAGRLEGFWEVKLNPWDVAAGWLLVEEAGGRVTDLEGKPYRLGHRYIVATNGRVHEALLRVLLTE, from the coding sequence GTGATCGGCAGGCACCACCCCTACCATCCCCATCTCCTGGCCATGCTGGAGGCGGCCCGCCTGGCCCGGGGCATCCACCTCTACTACCTGGAAAAGGGCTTCACCCAGGGCACCAAGTCGGGGCCCACGGACCTGGTGACCCAGGCGGACCGGGAGTCGGAGGAGGCCATCAAGGACCTTCTCCTAAGCCGCTTCCCCGAGGCGGGCTTTTTGGGCGAGGAGGGGGGAAGCGAGGGGAGTAGGGCCCTCCGCTTCATCGTGGACCCCTTGGACGGCACGGTGAACTACGCCCACGGCTTCCCCTTCTACGGGGTGTCCCTGGCCCTCGAGGCCGAGGGGGTCATCCAGGCGGGGGTGGTCATGGACACCGCCCGGGGGGAGGCCTTCTACGCCCTAAGGGGGGAAGGGGCCTACCTGGACGGAAGGCCCATCCGGGTCACGGAAAGGAGCGAGCTTCTAGGAAGCCTCCTGGCCACGGGCTTCCCCTACGACGTGGCCAAGGACCCCGAGAACCTCATCTACTTCGGGCGGGCCCTCAGGCGGGGCCTCCTCGTGCGCCGCCCCGGGGCCGCCGCCCTGGACCTGGCCTATGTGGCCGCGGGCCGGCTGGAGGGCTTCTGGGAGGTGAAGCTGAACCCCTGGGACGTGGCCGCGGGCTGGCTGTTGGTGGAGGAGGCGGGGGGCCGGGTGACGGACCTCGAGGGGAAGCCCTACCGCCTGGGCCACCGCTACATCGTGGCCACCAACGGGAGGGTCCACGAGGCCCTCCTAAGGGTCCTCCTTACCGAGTAA
- a CDS encoding Mov34/MPN/PAD-1 family protein produces MLYVPRGLLQATEDHLKREFPKEGVGLWAGRREVERVIPLPNVHRNPLSGYLAEPLALLRALRELEREGLELLAIYHSHPRGPAFPSPTDLKEARWRVPYVIFGTDGFRAFLLPEGREVGMVLL; encoded by the coding sequence ATGCTCTACGTGCCGCGCGGGCTCCTTCAGGCCACCGAGGACCACCTCAAGCGGGAGTTCCCCAAGGAAGGGGTGGGGCTTTGGGCGGGGAGGCGGGAGGTGGAGAGGGTCATCCCCTTGCCCAACGTCCACCGGAACCCCCTAAGCGGCTACCTGGCGGAGCCCCTGGCCCTTCTGAGGGCCCTTAGGGAACTGGAGAGGGAAGGCCTTGAGCTTCTGGCCATCTACCACTCCCATCCCCGGGGCCCGGCCTTCCCCAGCCCCACGGACCTCAAGGAGGCCCGCTGGCGGGTGCCCTACGTGATCTTCGGCACCGACGGCTTCCGGGCCTTCCTCCTCCCCGAGGGGCGGGAGGTGGGGATGGTGTTGCTCTAA
- a CDS encoding elongation factor G, protein MIRTVTLVGHAQSGKTTLTEALLYKTGAKDRMGRVEDGTTTTDYTPEAKLHRTTVRTGMAPLRHKEHRIFLLDAPGYGDFVGEIRGALEAADAALVAVSAENGVQVGTERAWTVAERLGLPRMVVVTKLDRGGDYYALLEGLRSTLGPILPIDLPLYEGSRWVGLVDVFHGKAYRCQNGEEVEVPIPEGERERALRFRQEVLEAIVETDETLLEKYLEGEEVSGEALEKAFHEAVRRALLYPVALASGLTGIGVLSLLDLILEAFPSPEERFGDGPPLAKVFKVQVDPFMGQVAYVRLYRGRLRPGDTLQSEAGGIRLPHLYVPMGKDLLEVEEAEAGFILGLPKAENLHRGMVLWQGERPESEEVPFARLPEPNVPVAIHPKGRTDEAKLGEALRKLLEEDPSLKLERQEETGEMLLWGHGELHLTTAKERLGDYGVEVGFSVPKVPYRETIRKVAEGQGKYKKQTGGHGQYGDVWLRLEPAPEYGFEWRITGGVIPSKYQEAIEEGIKEAAKKGVLAGYPVMGFKAIVYNGSYHEVDSSDLAFQIAASMAFKKVMEQANPVLLEPIYQIKVLAPQERVGDILSDLQARRGRILGMEQGGALAAVRAEVPLSEVLEYYKTLPSLTGGAGAYTLEFSHYQEVPPHLAQRIVGERKAQEG, encoded by the coding sequence ATGATCCGAACCGTCACCCTGGTGGGCCACGCGCAAAGCGGCAAAACCACCCTAACGGAAGCCCTTCTCTACAAAACGGGGGCCAAGGACCGCATGGGCCGGGTGGAGGACGGCACCACCACCACGGACTACACCCCCGAGGCCAAGCTCCACCGCACCACGGTGCGCACCGGGATGGCCCCCTTGCGCCATAAGGAGCACCGCATCTTCCTCCTGGACGCCCCGGGCTACGGGGACTTCGTGGGGGAGATAAGGGGGGCCCTCGAGGCCGCCGACGCCGCTTTGGTGGCCGTTTCCGCGGAAAACGGGGTCCAGGTGGGCACGGAGAGGGCCTGGACCGTGGCCGAGCGCCTGGGCCTCCCCCGGATGGTGGTGGTCACCAAGCTGGACCGGGGCGGGGACTACTACGCCCTCCTCGAGGGCCTCCGGAGCACCTTAGGCCCCATCCTCCCCATAGACCTCCCCCTCTACGAGGGGAGCAGGTGGGTGGGGCTCGTTGACGTCTTCCACGGGAAGGCCTACCGCTGCCAAAACGGGGAAGAGGTGGAGGTCCCCATCCCCGAAGGGGAGCGGGAAAGGGCCCTCCGATTCCGGCAGGAGGTCTTGGAGGCCATCGTGGAGACGGACGAAACCCTCCTGGAGAAGTACCTGGAGGGGGAGGAGGTCTCGGGGGAGGCCCTGGAAAAGGCCTTCCACGAGGCGGTGCGGAGGGCCCTCCTCTACCCCGTGGCCCTGGCCTCGGGGCTCACCGGAATCGGGGTCCTGTCCCTTCTGGACCTGATCCTCGAGGCCTTCCCCTCCCCCGAGGAGCGCTTCGGGGACGGCCCCCCTCTGGCCAAGGTCTTCAAGGTCCAGGTGGACCCCTTCATGGGCCAGGTGGCCTACGTGCGCCTCTACCGGGGAAGGCTTAGGCCCGGGGACACCCTCCAGAGCGAAGCGGGGGGGATCCGCCTTCCCCACCTCTACGTCCCCATGGGGAAGGACCTCCTGGAGGTGGAGGAGGCGGAGGCGGGGTTCATCCTGGGCCTCCCCAAGGCGGAGAACCTCCACCGGGGCATGGTCCTCTGGCAGGGGGAGAGGCCCGAGAGCGAGGAGGTCCCCTTCGCCCGCCTCCCCGAGCCCAACGTGCCCGTGGCCATCCACCCCAAGGGGCGCACGGACGAGGCCAAGCTGGGAGAGGCCTTAAGGAAGCTTTTGGAGGAGGACCCCAGCCTCAAGCTGGAGCGCCAGGAGGAGACGGGAGAGATGCTCCTTTGGGGCCATGGGGAGCTCCACCTCACCACCGCCAAGGAGCGCCTAGGGGACTATGGGGTGGAGGTGGGGTTCTCGGTGCCCAAGGTGCCCTACCGGGAAACCATCCGGAAGGTGGCCGAGGGCCAGGGCAAGTACAAGAAGCAGACCGGGGGGCACGGCCAGTACGGGGACGTCTGGCTCCGCCTGGAGCCCGCCCCGGAGTACGGCTTTGAGTGGCGGATCACGGGCGGGGTCATCCCCTCCAAGTACCAGGAGGCCATTGAGGAAGGGATCAAAGAGGCCGCCAAGAAGGGGGTCCTGGCGGGCTACCCGGTCATGGGCTTCAAGGCCATCGTCTACAACGGCTCCTACCACGAGGTGGACTCCAGCGACCTCGCCTTCCAGATCGCCGCCAGCATGGCCTTCAAGAAGGTGATGGAGCAGGCGAACCCTGTCCTCCTGGAACCCATCTACCAGATCAAGGTCCTGGCCCCCCAGGAGCGGGTGGGGGACATCCTCTCCGACCTCCAGGCCCGGCGGGGGCGGATCCTGGGTATGGAGCAGGGGGGGGCCCTGGCGGCGGTGCGGGCCGAGGTCCCCCTTTCCGAGGTCCTGGAGTACTACAAAACCCTCCCCAGCCTCACGGGCGGGGCCGGGGCTTACACCCTGGAGTTCAGCCACTACCAGGAGGTGCCCCCGCACCTGGCCCAGCGGATCGTAGGGGAGCGGAAGGCCCAGGAGGGCTAG
- a CDS encoding AAA family ATPase: MALEGLKEALGRALFGQEEVIEALLATALARGHALLEGVPGLGKTLLAESFARASGLSYKRIQFTPDLLPQDLTGSEVFREGRFEFVKGPIFAQVVLADEVNRAPPKVQSALLEAMQERAVTAGGVRHPLPEPFFVVATQNPLELEGTYPLPEAQLDRFAARIVFRPPRREVWLRILTEEPGVPEPLEVDFPRAQEEARGVRVAKEALEAITHVAFLTAEDPRLRMGLSPRGAKAWLSLAKALAHLRGKPLVDWKELRDAAFLTLPHRLFLTEEALYEGENPEGVLKEALKKGGIP; this comes from the coding sequence GTGGCCCTGGAAGGCCTCAAGGAGGCCCTGGGCCGGGCCCTCTTCGGCCAGGAGGAGGTCATCGAGGCCCTCCTGGCCACGGCCCTGGCCCGGGGACACGCCCTTCTGGAAGGGGTCCCGGGCCTGGGCAAGACCCTCTTGGCGGAAAGCTTCGCCCGGGCCAGCGGCCTAAGCTACAAGCGCATCCAGTTCACCCCCGACCTCCTGCCCCAGGACCTCACGGGAAGCGAGGTCTTCCGGGAGGGGCGCTTTGAGTTCGTGAAGGGGCCCATCTTCGCCCAGGTGGTCCTGGCGGACGAGGTAAACCGGGCCCCCCCCAAGGTCCAGTCGGCCCTCTTGGAGGCCATGCAGGAAAGGGCGGTGACCGCCGGCGGGGTGCGCCACCCCCTCCCCGAGCCCTTCTTCGTGGTGGCCACCCAGAACCCCCTGGAGCTTGAGGGCACCTACCCCCTCCCCGAGGCCCAGCTGGACCGCTTCGCCGCCCGGATCGTCTTCCGCCCCCCCAGGCGGGAGGTGTGGCTCAGGATCCTCACCGAGGAGCCCGGGGTCCCGGAGCCCCTGGAGGTGGACTTCCCCAGGGCCCAGGAGGAGGCGAGGGGAGTGCGGGTGGCCAAGGAGGCCTTGGAAGCCATCACCCACGTGGCCTTCCTCACCGCCGAAGACCCTAGGCTCCGCATGGGCCTCTCTCCCAGGGGGGCCAAGGCCTGGCTTTCCTTGGCCAAGGCCCTGGCCCACCTCCGGGGCAAGCCCCTGGTGGACTGGAAGGAGCTTAGGGACGCCGCTTTCCTCACCCTGCCCCACCGCCTCTTCCTCACCGAGGAGGCCCTCTACGAGGGGGAGAACCCGGAAGGGGTGCTGAAGGAAGCCTTGAAGAAAGGAGGAATACCGTGA
- the ppsA gene encoding phosphoenolpyruvate synthase, producing MKWVRFFHEVGLEDVPLVGGKNASLGEMIRELSPLGVKVPPGFATTSEAYWHFLEENGLKEAIARELSQLDVEDVQALTRASRRIRNLILKGEYPEDLREEVLAAYQQLSQEAGEEAIPVAVRSSATAEDLPTASFAGQQESYLHVQGEEDLLLHVKRALASLFTARAISYRAHRGFDHLKVALSVGVQRMVRADTGASGVIFTLDPDTGHRGFVYLTAIYGLGENIVQGRVVPDGYYVHKETLRQGFKALVYRKLGAKELILAYDPKEGRLKNRPTPPYLRNRFALKDEEALLLADWSLRIEDHYTRKRGAPTPMDIEWAKDGPTGELFILQARPETVHSQKSPVLRVHRLLGRGEVLAEGLAVGEAIAQGRARILKDPKEMDRFGEGEVLVTETTNPDWEPIMKKAAAIVTERGGRTSHAAIVARELGVPAIVGAVGATGSLPEGEEVTVSCAEGEVGRVYRGRLPYEAEEIHPESLPRTRTRILVNVGTPEEALRVSLLPTEGVGLLRMEFVFASHVRVHPLALTRYETLPKEVRRQVDEATEGYGDKRAYFVECLAEGIALIAAAFYPRPVLLRFSDFKTNEYARLIGGHLFEPKEENPMLGWRGASRYYHPDYKEGFLLEVAAVKRVRETLGLKNLMVMVPFCRTPEEGEKVLGVMAEGGLRRGEDGLQVYVMAEIPSNVLEAEAFAELFDGFSIGSNDLTQLALGLDRDSERVAHLFDERRETVKALCALLLEKAHAKGRPVGICGQAPSDYPEFAAFLVERGIDSLSLNPDALLRTVKKVAEIESALSRHPEA from the coding sequence GTGAAGTGGGTTCGGTTTTTCCACGAGGTGGGCCTCGAGGACGTCCCCCTGGTGGGGGGCAAGAACGCCTCCTTGGGGGAGATGATCCGGGAGCTCTCCCCTCTAGGGGTTAAGGTCCCCCCCGGCTTCGCCACCACCAGCGAGGCCTACTGGCACTTCCTGGAAGAAAATGGCCTAAAGGAGGCCATCGCCCGGGAGCTTTCCCAACTGGATGTGGAGGATGTCCAGGCCCTCACCCGGGCCAGCCGCCGCATCCGGAACCTCATCCTGAAGGGGGAGTACCCGGAAGACCTCCGGGAGGAGGTTCTCGCCGCCTACCAGCAGCTATCCCAGGAGGCGGGGGAGGAGGCCATCCCCGTGGCCGTGCGGAGTAGCGCCACCGCCGAGGACCTCCCCACCGCCAGCTTCGCCGGCCAGCAGGAGAGCTACCTCCACGTGCAGGGGGAGGAGGACCTCCTCCTCCACGTGAAGCGGGCCCTGGCCAGCCTCTTCACCGCCCGGGCCATCAGCTACCGGGCCCACAGGGGCTTTGACCACCTCAAGGTGGCCCTCTCCGTGGGGGTCCAGCGCATGGTGCGGGCGGACACCGGCGCAAGCGGGGTCATCTTCACCCTGGACCCGGACACGGGGCATAGGGGCTTCGTCTACCTCACCGCCATCTATGGCCTAGGGGAGAACATCGTCCAGGGGCGGGTGGTCCCGGACGGCTACTACGTCCACAAAGAGACCCTGCGCCAGGGCTTCAAGGCCCTGGTCTACCGGAAGCTCGGGGCCAAGGAGCTCATCCTGGCCTACGACCCCAAGGAGGGCCGCCTCAAAAACCGCCCCACGCCCCCTTACCTGAGGAACCGGTTCGCCCTGAAGGACGAGGAGGCCCTTCTCCTCGCCGACTGGTCCCTTCGCATTGAGGACCACTACACCAGGAAGCGGGGCGCCCCCACCCCCATGGACATCGAGTGGGCCAAGGACGGCCCCACGGGGGAGCTCTTCATCCTCCAGGCCCGGCCGGAAACCGTCCACTCGCAAAAGAGCCCCGTCCTCCGGGTGCACCGCCTCCTCGGGCGGGGGGAGGTTCTGGCCGAGGGCCTGGCCGTGGGGGAGGCCATCGCCCAGGGAAGGGCCCGGATCCTCAAGGACCCCAAGGAGATGGACCGCTTCGGGGAGGGGGAGGTCCTGGTCACGGAGACCACCAACCCCGACTGGGAACCCATCATGAAGAAGGCGGCGGCCATCGTCACCGAGCGGGGCGGGCGCACCTCCCATGCGGCCATCGTGGCCCGGGAGCTGGGGGTGCCCGCCATCGTGGGGGCGGTAGGGGCCACGGGGAGCCTCCCCGAGGGGGAGGAGGTCACGGTCTCCTGCGCCGAGGGGGAGGTGGGCAGGGTCTACCGGGGAAGGCTTCCCTATGAGGCGGAGGAGATCCACCCGGAAAGCCTCCCCAGGACCCGCACCCGGATCCTGGTGAACGTGGGCACCCCGGAGGAGGCCCTAAGGGTTAGCCTCCTCCCCACGGAGGGGGTAGGGCTTTTGCGCATGGAGTTCGTCTTCGCCAGTCACGTGCGGGTCCACCCCCTGGCCCTCACCCGTTACGAGACCCTGCCCAAGGAGGTGCGCCGCCAGGTGGACGAGGCCACCGAGGGGTACGGGGACAAGCGGGCCTACTTCGTGGAGTGCCTCGCCGAGGGCATCGCCCTCATCGCCGCCGCCTTCTACCCCAGGCCCGTTCTCCTCCGCTTCTCCGACTTCAAGACCAACGAGTACGCCCGCCTCATCGGGGGGCACCTCTTTGAGCCCAAGGAGGAGAACCCCATGCTGGGCTGGCGGGGGGCGAGCCGCTACTACCACCCCGACTACAAGGAGGGCTTCTTGCTAGAGGTGGCGGCGGTCAAGCGGGTACGGGAGACGCTGGGCCTCAAGAACCTCATGGTCATGGTGCCCTTCTGCCGCACGCCCGAGGAGGGGGAGAAGGTCCTAGGGGTCATGGCGGAAGGGGGGCTCAGGCGGGGAGAAGATGGGCTCCAGGTCTACGTGATGGCCGAGATCCCTTCTAACGTCCTCGAGGCCGAGGCCTTCGCCGAGCTCTTCGATGGCTTCTCCATCGGCTCCAACGACCTCACCCAGCTGGCCCTTGGCCTGGACCGGGACTCGGAGCGGGTGGCCCACCTCTTTGACGAGCGGCGGGAGACGGTGAAGGCCCTCTGCGCCCTGCTCCTGGAGAAGGCCCACGCCAAGGGGAGGCCGGTGGGCATCTGCGGCCAGGCCCCCTCCGACTACCCCGAGTTCGCCGCCTTCTTGGTGGAGAGGGGCATTGACTCCCTAAGCCTCAACCCCGACGCCCTCCTGCGCACGGTGAAGAAGGTGGCGGAGATAGAAAGCGCCCTCTCCCGGCATCCTGAGGCGTAG
- a CDS encoding response regulator transcription factor — protein sequence MEPPLILIVEDEKDIARFIELELQAEGYHTEVAYDGITGLSKFREVNPNLVILDLMLPVMDGIEVARRIRKTSNVPILILTAKDRVEDKVLGLDAGADDYLVKPFSIEELLARVRAHLRRVTPAITGEIRVADLIINLEGREVFRGGRRVELSNKEFELLELLAKSPGKVFTRYEIEEKVWPGYQGGSNVVDVYIGYLRKKLEVGGERRLIHTVRGVGYVLRED from the coding sequence ATGGAACCCCCCCTGATCCTGATCGTGGAGGACGAGAAGGACATCGCCCGCTTTATAGAGCTGGAGCTGCAGGCGGAGGGCTACCACACCGAGGTAGCCTACGATGGCATCACCGGGCTTTCCAAGTTTCGGGAGGTGAACCCCAACCTGGTCATCCTGGACCTCATGCTCCCGGTGATGGACGGGATTGAGGTGGCCAGGCGCATCCGCAAGACCTCCAACGTGCCCATCCTCATCCTCACCGCCAAGGACCGCGTTGAGGACAAGGTCCTGGGCCTGGACGCCGGGGCCGACGACTACCTGGTGAAGCCCTTCTCCATTGAGGAGCTCTTGGCCCGGGTCAGGGCCCACCTGCGCCGGGTGACCCCGGCCATCACCGGGGAGATCCGGGTGGCGGACCTCATCATCAACTTGGAGGGCCGGGAGGTCTTCCGTGGTGGCCGTCGGGTGGAGCTTTCCAACAAGGAGTTTGAGCTCCTGGAGCTCCTCGCCAAGAGCCCGGGCAAGGTCTTCACCCGCTACGAGATCGAGGAGAAGGTCTGGCCCGGCTACCAGGGCGGAAGCAACGTGGTGGACGTCTACATCGGCTACCTGCGCAAGAAGCTGGAGGTGGGTGGGGAGCGCCGCCTGATCCACACCGTGCGGGGCGTGGGGTACGTCTTAAGGGAGGACTAG
- a CDS encoding sensor histidine kinase translates to MSLRSRITLLTAGLLLATLLLLGFALEGLLRSFLYRNLRAELLEAGNQVVRLLNLGGQAFLEAGLPPSLYAEVQLVLEEDPALLATEGGISLQKSPALGNQRLLLQEADYQALLKAGEVWATAELPREGPPLRLLVYGRAVGVDLGGTVWKGVLLVGRPTEDLEATLGQFVRIYAGTALLVLLVALLLARSLVARALEPLEWLARRAEAMPDRPEPLPEPEGKDEVAALVKALNGMIARMQKALETQTRFLQDASHELRTPVTAILGHVGYLLRRTPLAEAQRESLGIVKREAERMGKLVSDLLDLSQSGTWSIVPAPVQVLDLLEEVKEEFAKSFEGEILVEAPEGLYVRGDPDRLHQVLANLVSNALKAGAKRVWLRAFDLGDKAVVRVEDNGEGIPPEHLPHLFERFYRVDKARDRERGGSGLGLAIVKAILEAHGGEIWVESQVGQGTAFSFSLPASGPPPPPR, encoded by the coding sequence CTGAGCCTGAGAAGCCGCATCACCCTCCTCACCGCAGGGCTCCTCCTCGCCACCCTCCTCCTCTTGGGCTTCGCCTTGGAGGGGCTTCTTAGGAGCTTCCTCTACCGCAACCTGCGGGCGGAGCTTTTGGAGGCCGGCAACCAGGTGGTCCGCCTCCTCAACCTGGGGGGGCAGGCCTTTCTGGAGGCTGGCCTTCCCCCGAGCCTCTACGCCGAGGTGCAGCTGGTGCTAGAGGAAGACCCCGCCCTCCTGGCCACGGAGGGGGGGATAAGCCTGCAGAAGAGCCCCGCCTTGGGAAACCAGCGCCTCCTCCTCCAGGAAGCGGACTACCAGGCCCTCCTGAAGGCGGGCGAGGTCTGGGCGACAGCGGAGCTTCCCCGGGAGGGCCCGCCCCTGCGCCTTTTAGTCTACGGCCGGGCGGTGGGGGTGGACCTAGGGGGGACGGTCTGGAAGGGGGTTCTCCTGGTAGGAAGGCCCACGGAGGACCTCGAGGCCACCCTGGGCCAGTTCGTCCGTATCTACGCGGGCACGGCCCTCCTCGTCCTCCTCGTCGCCCTCCTCCTGGCCCGAAGCCTGGTGGCCCGGGCCCTGGAGCCCTTAGAGTGGCTCGCCCGCCGGGCCGAGGCCATGCCCGACCGGCCTGAGCCCCTCCCCGAGCCCGAGGGGAAGGACGAGGTGGCCGCCTTGGTCAAGGCCCTGAACGGGATGATCGCCCGCATGCAGAAGGCCCTGGAGACCCAGACCCGCTTCCTCCAGGACGCCTCCCACGAGCTCAGGACCCCCGTCACCGCCATCCTGGGCCACGTGGGCTACCTCCTCCGGCGCACCCCCCTCGCGGAGGCCCAAAGGGAGAGCCTGGGGATCGTGAAGCGGGAGGCGGAGCGCATGGGCAAGCTGGTCTCGGACCTCCTGGACCTTTCCCAAAGCGGCACCTGGAGCATCGTACCTGCGCCCGTGCAGGTCCTGGACCTCCTGGAGGAGGTGAAGGAGGAGTTCGCCAAGAGCTTTGAGGGGGAGATCCTGGTGGAGGCCCCGGAGGGGCTTTACGTGCGGGGGGACCCCGACCGCCTCCACCAGGTCCTGGCCAACCTGGTCTCCAACGCCCTCAAGGCGGGGGCCAAGCGGGTGTGGCTTCGGGCCTTTGACCTGGGGGACAAGGCGGTGGTCCGAGTGGAGGACAACGGGGAAGGGATTCCGCCGGAGCACCTCCCCCACCTCTTTGAGCGCTTCTACCGGGTGGACAAGGCCCGGGACCGGGAACGGGGGGGGTCGGGCCTTGGCCTTGCCATCGTGAAGGCCATCCTCGAGGCCCACGGGGGCGAGATCTGGGTGGAAAGCCAGGTGGGCCAGGGGACGGCCTTCAGCTTTTCCCTCCCCGCAAGCGGGCCACCGCCTCCTCCACGCTGA
- a CDS encoding DUF2089 domain-containing protein, with product MVRKPMPVRCPACEGPLSVKTLYCEACGTEVSGRFLPNEFALLPKEHLDFLRLFVKTRGNLKEVERILGVSYPTVRARLDALLKALGYEAEEGEDRLQVLEALRRGEISVEEAVARLRGGKS from the coding sequence ATGGTGAGGAAGCCCATGCCCGTGCGCTGCCCCGCCTGCGAGGGGCCCCTTTCCGTGAAGACCCTTTACTGCGAGGCCTGCGGCACCGAGGTCTCGGGCCGCTTCCTCCCCAACGAGTTCGCCCTCTTGCCCAAGGAGCACCTGGACTTCCTCAGGCTCTTTGTGAAGACCAGGGGGAACCTCAAGGAGGTGGAGCGGATCCTGGGGGTCTCCTACCCCACGGTGCGGGCCAGGCTGGATGCCCTCCTGAAGGCCTTGGGCTACGAGGCGGAGGAGGGGGAGGACCGCCTCCAGGTCCTGGAGGCCCTAAGGCGGGGAGAGATCAGCGTGGAGGAGGCGGTGGCCCGCTTGCGGGGAGGGAAAAGCTGA
- a CDS encoding SHOCT-like domain-containing protein, giving the protein MEEKRRVLEMLQAGSIGVEEAMDLLSALEGARPGSKPPARLLKVRVEAEEKGRPVKVHLNLPLALASLLESFLPEEAKLTLGRQGVNLKDLLALLKEGVPEGKLVEIEAEEEGPVRILVEVV; this is encoded by the coding sequence ATGGAAGAGAAAAGGCGCGTGCTGGAGATGTTGCAGGCGGGAAGCATCGGGGTAGAGGAGGCCATGGACCTCCTTTCGGCCCTGGAAGGGGCCAGGCCAGGGTCCAAGCCCCCCGCCCGGCTCCTCAAGGTTCGGGTGGAAGCGGAGGAGAAGGGGCGGCCCGTGAAGGTCCACCTGAACCTCCCCCTGGCTCTGGCCTCCCTCCTAGAGTCCTTCCTCCCCGAGGAGGCCAAGCTCACCCTGGGCCGCCAGGGGGTGAACCTCAAGGACCTCCTGGCCCTCCTCAAGGAGGGGGTGCCCGAGGGGAAGCTGGTGGAGATAGAGGCGGAGGAGGAGGGGCCCGTCAGGATCCTGGTGGAGGTGGTGTGA